Proteins from a genomic interval of Fusarium oxysporum Fo47 chromosome I, complete sequence:
- a CDS encoding nucleotide-diphospho-sugar transferase, which produces MSESETQSIGRSHLPGLAGLLAPPTPSFNFWYSTTFWLYLFVGLWVHRYLRLLVHCVSHWTYKSKPIPSKPTFTSKDVTVVIPTIHNAFEELRPSLESILACEPAELILVTTHDKRKDLQRLADSLVFPKVRVLDTPIANKRLQVCEALPKVETPITIMADDDVTWPSTLMPWILAPFEDPQIGGVGTCQRVRREHDGSWSTKAWNWLGAAYIERRNFEISATHNIDGGTSCMSGRTGAYRSEILSSHDFLHGFKNEKWRKWILNADDDNFVTRWLVSHQWKTWIQYDKECEIETTLENSTKFLYQCSRWARSNWRSNWTSMVTERYIWTQQLWCTYALHFATFTSLAFVVDPLLLASCWWGTADWEIQNRRYAFWTQFIFMFAFTKVVKLMGLFIRNPSDIMFLPVSVIFGYFHGLIKLYALITLNMTSWGSRADGDANDEQRLAPAPQPSIVLKTPPGKGSLIRYNARQKGRQPQAQQVAWEKSDYAAYDSSTSYVPIRVHTPMAMMPNNAKLHANETSINSQCWVI; this is translated from the exons ATGTCCGAATCTGAGACCCAAAGCATTGGGCGCAGCCATCTTCCTGGCCTTGCTGGGTTATTAGCACCGCCAACGCCTTCTTTCAACTTTTGGTATTCAACTACCTTTTGGCTGTACCTTTTTGTGGGCCTTTG GGTCCATCGCTATCTCCGTCTTCTAGTTCATTGCGTCAGCCATTGGACATATAAGTCGAAGCCCATCCCCAGCAAACCGACATTCACGAGTAAGGATGTGACTGTGGTCATCCCAACCATTCACAATGCTTTCGAGGAGCTGCGCCCTTCTCTTGAGAGCATTCTCGCTTGTGAGCCTGCCGAGCTGATTCTGGTCACAACGCATGATAAGCGAAAAGACCTCCAGCGCCTGGCAGACTCCCTGGTTTTCCCCAAAGTCCGTGTTCTGGATACTCCTATTGCCAACAAGCGCCTGCAGGTGTGCGAGGCGCTCCCCAAGGTCGAGACCCCCATCACTATCATGGCGGACGATGATGTGACCTGGCCCTCGACTCTTATGCCCTGGATCCTCGCTCCATTTGAAGACCCTCAAATCGGCGGTGTAGGAACTTGTCAACGAGTTCGACGGGAGCATGATGGCTCTTGGTCAACCAAGGCCTGGAACTGGTTGGGTGCAGCTTACATTGAGCGTCGAAATTTTGAGATATCAGCCACCCACAATATCGACGGTGGCACCTCATGCATGTCTGGTCGTACCGGCGCCTACCGCTCTGAAATCCTCTCTAGTCATGACTTTCTCCACGGcttcaagaacgagaagTGGAGAAAGTGGATTTTGAATGCTGACGACGACAACTTTGTGACTCGTTGGCTGGTAAGCCACCAATGGAAGACATGGATCCAGTACGACAAGGAGTGTGAGATCGAAACAACTTTGGAGAACAGCACCAAATTTTTGTACCAATGTTCTCGTTGGGCCCGAAGCAACTGGCGAAGCAACTGGACCAGCATGGTCACTGAACGCTACATTTGGAC GCAACAGTTGTGGTGCACATATGCTCTTCACTTCGCAACTTTTACTTCGTTGGCCTTTGTCGTTGATCCGCTTCTCTTAGCTTCATGCTGGTGGGGAACTGCGGACTGGGAGATCCAGAATCGCCGCTACGCTTTCTGGACTCAGTTTATCTTCATGTTTGCGTTCACGAAGGTAGTCAAGCTGATGGGTCTGTTTATTCGAAACCCAAGCGATATCATGTTCTTGCCCGTTTCCGTCATATTTGGATATTTCCACGGATTGATCAAGCTGTACGCCCTGATCACTTTGAATATG ACTTCATGGGGTAGCCGAGCTGATGGAGATGCAAACGATGAGCAGCGACTTGCTCCCGCCCCGCAGCCTTCGATCGTTTTGAAGACTCCCCCTGGCAAGGGATCGCTTATTCGATATAACGCTCGCCAAAAGGGACGGCAACCGCAGGCACAGCAAGTCGCATGGGAAAAGAGCGACTATGCCGCCTATGATTCAAGCACCTCGTATGTGCCCATACGAGTGCATACACCAATGGCAATGATG